The uncultured Subdoligranulum sp. genomic sequence CATCCAGCAGGGTGTAGGCAATGTCCTTCTTGCTCTTGTTCACCATGTTTTCGATGTTCAGGTGGGCGGCGGTCAGGATGCCGGTGATGGCCGAGATGGCGCCCGGCGTATTCTTGTGGATGATGCAGATGCGGCGGCCGCCCACGCGGGGCTGGCTCACATCGGGCAGGTTGACGCTGTGGGTGATGTTGCCGTTCTTCAGGTAGTCGCTGAGCTCGGCGGCAGCCATGACGGCGCAGTTGGTCTCACTCTCGGGGGTGCTGGCGCCCAGGTGGGGCGTGCACTCCACGCCCTTGACGCCCAGCAGCTCCTCGGTGGGGAAGTCACAGAAGTAGTGGGCCACCTTGCCGCTGTCCAGGGCGTCCAGCAGAGCAGTGTTGTCCACCAGTTCACCGCGGGCGAAGTTCAGCACCCGCACGCCGTCCTTGCACATGGCCAGCGTCTGGGCGTTGATGGTGTGGCGGGTGGTGGGCAGATAGGGCACATGGATGGTCAGGTAATCACAGCGGGGCAGCATATCACCCAGCGACACACAGTGCTGCACGCTGCGGGAGAGGCTCCAGGCGGCGTCGATGGAGATGTAGGGGTCATAGCCCAGCACTTCCATGCCCAGGGACACGGCAGCGTTGGCTACCCGGGAACCGATGGCACCCAGGCCGATGACGCCCAGCGTCTTGCCCCGCAGTTCGGGGCCCACAAACTGTTTCTTGCCCTTCTCCACGTCCTTGGCGATGGTGTCCCGGCCTTTCAGGCCCTGGGCCCAGTGGACGGCGTCCACCATGTTGCGGCTGCCGGCGATGAGGGCACCCACCACCAGTTCCGCCACGGCGTTGGCGTTGGCGCCCGGCGTGTTGAAGACCACGATGCCGGCGTTGGTGCATTCCTCGATGGGAATGTTGTTGGTGCCGGCACCCGCCCGGGCGATGGCCAGCAGGCTCTCGGGCAGGGGCGCGTCATGCATGTCGGCACTGCGCACCAGGATTCCCTGGGGAGCGGTGGCTTCATTGTCGATCTCAAACTGGTTGGCCGGCAGCTTGGCCAGGCCAGTGGGCGAAATGGCGTTCAGTGTTTTGATGGTATACATAGTTGTGCTTCCTCTCCCCGGTTATTGGTGCTCTTTGCGGAACTTCTCCATGAAGACGACCAGTTTGTCCACGCCTTCGGCGGGCATGGCGTTGTAGATGGAGGCCCGCATGCCGCCCACCAGACGATGGCCCTTCAGGTTGACGAACCCTGCCTCGGTGGCGGCGGCGCAGAAGGCCTTGTCGGTGTCGGGGTCGGGGCTGGTGAAGGTCACGTTCATCAGGCTGCGGTATTCCTTCTCCACGGGGTTGTGGTAGAAGTCCTGGCTGTCCAGATAGTCGTAGAGCACCTTGGCCTTGGCCTCGTTGCGGCGCTTCATCTCTTCCAGGCCGCCCACCTCATGCTCCAGGTAGTCCATGACCAGGCCGGTCATGTAGATGCACCAGCAGGGCGGGGTGTTGTACATGCTGTCCTTGGCCAGCAGGGTGGTGTAGTTCATCATGGTGGGAATCTGCTCGGGCGTGATGCCCTTGGCGCTCTTGCCCAGCAGGTCCTCCCGGACAATGGCGATGGCCATGCCGGCGGGGGCGATGTTCTTCTGCACGCCGAAATAGATGACACCGTATTTGCTTACATCCACCGGCTCGGAGCAGATCATCGAGCTCATGTCCGCCACCAGGGGAATGCCCTCCACCTGGGGGACCTCCCGGTACTTGGTGCCGAAGATGGTGTTGTTCTGGCAGATGTGGATATAGCTGGCGTTGGGGTCGTAGTCGATGGCCTTCACGTCGGGAATGTAGGTGAAGTTCTTGTCCTTGCTGCTGGCGGCGATGCGGGCCGTGCCGAACTTGGCGCATTCCTCGGCGGCCTTCTTGCTGAAGTTGCCGGTGACCAGGTAATCGGCGGTGCCGGTGGTCAGGAAGTTCAGTGGCACCATGGCGAACTGCTGGGTGGCGCCGCCCTGGAAGAAGCCCACTTTATAATTGTCGGGGATATTCAGCACCCGGCGCAGGGACGCCTCGGTATTCTGGATGATCTCGTCAAACCATTTGCTGCGATGGCTCATCTCCATCACGCTCATGCCGGAACCGTGGTAATCCAGCAGTTCCACCTGGGCGGTTTTCAGAACAGATTCCGGCAGCATCGACGGGCCGGCGCTGAAGTTGTATACTCTTGCCATGATGGTCTCCTCCGTTTCACAATTCAAAAGGCAGCCGGTTCCGCGGCTGCCTTGCGCCGCGCCGCAGCGGCTATGCATTTATTATACGAAGATGCCAAAAGGGCGGCAAGCGGGCAAAATCCCGAAAAAAGGCGGCCCAAAGACGGGGTGTTTCTGTAAAACGGCAAACTGTTTTCCCGGCGAAAACAGTATATACTACAAATGTAAAAGAAAACCCGTATACAGATACAAAACAAAGGCTGTAATTTGTGCAATCTGCCCTATGGACAATTTAACTACTACAAATGTAAAATAAAATGCAGAATATTACTACAAATGTAGAAAGAGGGGCAGACATGGAGATTTTATCGCGTCGGGAAGAACAGGTGATGGTGGCGCTGTGGGACTGCGGCCGGGCGGCCACCCGGAGGGAGATCGCGGCCAAGCTGCCACCGGAATGCCGCTGGGCGGACACCACGCTGCTGAATTTTCTGCTGCGGCTGGAGAAGAAGTCCTTTGTCCGCCCGGAAAAGCAGGGCAACCGCAACCTGTACACCCCACTGGTGCGGCGGCTGACCTACTGTGGGGCGGTCAGCGAGGCCCACCTGAAAACGCTGTACGGAGGCGACCTGCGCCGCATGGTGCGCGCCCTGGCGGACACCGACCGTATCGGTTACGCCGACATTGAGCGTTTGCTTCGCTGGCTGGGAGAGTATCAGGCCGCCAACCCCGAATATGATTATGAGTGAGTGGCCTGCGCACCGGGCAGATCGGGCTGCATCTCGCACATATCGGGCCAGAACCGCTTGAACACATGGTTCTGCTGCAGCCTTTCGTTGCGCCGCTCCTCAATGGTCAGCGCCTTGAAGAAACGCTTCCACAGGGACTGCCAGTTCAGTTCCTCCGCGTCGGCGGCGGGGGTGTAGTGGTCCATGGCCAGGTATTCCACCCGACGGTTGCGGCGCAGCAGGGCGGTGCCGTGGGTGGCGTCGAAGATGAGAAAATCCTCGTCGGGCAGGCGGCTGCAGAAGTGCCCCCGCAAAAGGGGCAGCACCTGGTGCTTGGGATGGATGACGGTGCCCAGCATACCGTCCCGCTCCTCGAACCGGATGAATTCAATATAGCGGTGGGCCTCACAGTTGACGGCCCGCTCGATGGCGAAAGCATCGGCCGCATCGGCATGGCCCAGCATCTGGGCGGCCCGGGGGCCCACATCAAAACAGAGCCGGGCGAAGCGCAGAAGCTTCAGGTCCTTGCCCGGATCGGTGCAGAGAAATCCCGTGGTGAGGCGGTCCCGTATCACCGGTCCCAGCCGTTCCAGCCCGGCCGCCACACGCCGGGCATGGGAAAGGTCGGTGACAATCTCCCGCACGCCGAACAGCGTCATCTGGGATTCCTGGGGCGGACAGACGGCGGCAGGGATCTCCCGGCGGGAGAAGCTCTCGAAAATGCAGCACAAGAACCCCGGAAAACTGCCGTCATAGTGGTAGGCTGTGTCGGTTACATTCGCTTGGTAAGGCATGTCAGCGCCTCCTCCCGCACCAGGCGGGCCGCCTGGCGGGCGTCCATGCCGTGGTCGGCCAGCTGATGAACGGCCGGTGCCGCCGACGGCAGCGGTTTGGCCGCAAAATCGTCCAGGCTCAATTGCTGCATTCCCACACCAAAGGCCTTGGGGTCCAGCAGTGCCCCGGCAATCTCGGCCCGGGTGCCGTGGCCGGGGGTGTGGCCGCTGCAGGTGATGAAATACTGGGCCCGTTTGAGCACCACCCCGATGCGCTTGAGTTCCGGCAGTCCCAGCGTCTGGAGGCGGCGGGCCTGGACAATCCGGGTGGCGCTTTTGGGGCCGATGCCTGGCACCCGCAGCAGTTCGGCCCGGCTGGCCCGGTTGACTTCCACCGGGAAGAACTCGGAGTGCCGCAGGGCCCAGTTGCATTTGGGGTCCAGATAGGGATCAAAGTTGGGCTCCTCCTCGTTGAGCAATTCCCCGGCAGAAAAATGGTAGTACCGCAGCAGCCAGTCCGCCTGGTAGAGGCGGTGTTCCCGCAGCAGCGGCGGCCGGGTGGAAAGGGCCGGCAGGTGCTCGTCAGCCACCACCGGCAGATAGGCGGAGAAGAAGACGCGCTTCAGCGCGTATTTTTTGTATAACCCCTCGGTGAGATTCAGAATGTGCAGATCGTTTTCCGGCGTGGCACCGATGATCATCTGGGTGCTCTGCCCGGCCGGGGCAAAGGCCGGGGCCCGCTTGTAGACGGCCAGCTCCCGCCGGCTCTCGGCACTTTTGACAGCGATCTGGCCCATGGGCCGCAGAATGGCGCTCTTTTTCTTGTCAGGTGCCAGCTGGTTCAGACTGGTCTCGCTGGGCAATTCGATGTTGACGGAAAGCCTGTCCGCCAGCAGTCCGATGCGCTCCACCAGCAGCGGATCGGCTCCGGGAATGGTCTTGGCATGGATATACCCGTTGAAATGGTACTCCTGCCGCAGGATGCGCAGCGCCTCGATCATCAGTTCCATGGTGCGGTCGGGGGTACCCAGCACCGCACTGGACAGAAACAGCCCCTCGATGTAGTTGCGGCGGTAAAAACCGATGGTCAGGTCGGCCAGTTCCCGGGGCGTGAAGGTGGCCCGGGGACGGTCGTTGGAACGCCGATTGACACAGTAGCGGCAATCGTAGGAGCAGGCGTTGGAGTACAGCACCTTGAGCAGCGAGACACAGCGCCCGTCGGGGGTAAAGGCATGGCAGATGCCGGCGGCCGCGCAGCTGCCCAGACTGCCGTGCCGCCCCGGACGGTCCACACCGCTGGAGGTGCAGGCCACGTCGTATTTGGCACTGTCGGCCAG encodes the following:
- a CDS encoding phosphoglycerate dehydrogenase, which gives rise to MYTIKTLNAISPTGLAKLPANQFEIDNEATAPQGILVRSADMHDAPLPESLLAIARAGAGTNNIPIEECTNAGIVVFNTPGANANAVAELVVGALIAGSRNMVDAVHWAQGLKGRDTIAKDVEKGKKQFVGPELRGKTLGVIGLGAIGSRVANAAVSLGMEVLGYDPYISIDAAWSLSRSVQHCVSLGDMLPRCDYLTIHVPYLPTTRHTINAQTLAMCKDGVRVLNFARGELVDNTALLDALDSGKVAHYFCDFPTEELLGVKGVECTPHLGASTPESETNCAVMAAAELSDYLKNGNITHSVNLPDVSQPRVGGRRICIIHKNTPGAISAITGILTAAHLNIENMVNKSKKDIAYTLLDVTGEITDTLAAELSGIEPAIRVRVL
- the serC gene encoding 3-phosphoserine/phosphohydroxythreonine transaminase, translated to MARVYNFSAGPSMLPESVLKTAQVELLDYHGSGMSVMEMSHRSKWFDEIIQNTEASLRRVLNIPDNYKVGFFQGGATQQFAMVPLNFLTTGTADYLVTGNFSKKAAEECAKFGTARIAASSKDKNFTYIPDVKAIDYDPNASYIHICQNNTIFGTKYREVPQVEGIPLVADMSSMICSEPVDVSKYGVIYFGVQKNIAPAGMAIAIVREDLLGKSAKGITPEQIPTMMNYTTLLAKDSMYNTPPCWCIYMTGLVMDYLEHEVGGLEEMKRRNEAKAKVLYDYLDSQDFYHNPVEKEYRSLMNVTFTSPDPDTDKAFCAAATEAGFVNLKGHRLVGGMRASIYNAMPAEGVDKLVVFMEKFRKEHQ
- a CDS encoding BlaI/MecI/CopY family transcriptional regulator, coding for MEILSRREEQVMVALWDCGRAATRREIAAKLPPECRWADTTLLNFLLRLEKKSFVRPEKQGNRNLYTPLVRRLTYCGAVSEAHLKTLYGGDLRRMVRALADTDRIGYADIERLLRWLGEYQAANPEYDYE
- a CDS encoding TIGR03915 family putative DNA repair protein yields the protein MPYQANVTDTAYHYDGSFPGFLCCIFESFSRREIPAAVCPPQESQMTLFGVREIVTDLSHARRVAAGLERLGPVIRDRLTTGFLCTDPGKDLKLLRFARLCFDVGPRAAQMLGHADAADAFAIERAVNCEAHRYIEFIRFEERDGMLGTVIHPKHQVLPLLRGHFCSRLPDEDFLIFDATHGTALLRRNRRVEYLAMDHYTPAADAEELNWQSLWKRFFKALTIEERRNERLQQNHVFKRFWPDMCEMQPDLPGAQATHS
- a CDS encoding putative DNA modification/repair radical SAM protein produces the protein MDLGEKLEILADSAKYDVACTSSGVDRPGRHGSLGSCAAAGICHAFTPDGRCVSLLKVLYSNACSYDCRYCVNRRSNDRPRATFTPRELADLTIGFYRRNYIEGLFLSSAVLGTPDRTMELMIEALRILRQEYHFNGYIHAKTIPGADPLLVERIGLLADRLSVNIELPSETSLNQLAPDKKKSAILRPMGQIAVKSAESRRELAVYKRAPAFAPAGQSTQMIIGATPENDLHILNLTEGLYKKYALKRVFFSAYLPVVADEHLPALSTRPPLLREHRLYQADWLLRYYHFSAGELLNEEEPNFDPYLDPKCNWALRHSEFFPVEVNRASRAELLRVPGIGPKSATRIVQARRLQTLGLPELKRIGVVLKRAQYFITCSGHTPGHGTRAEIAGALLDPKAFGVGMQQLSLDDFAAKPLPSAAPAVHQLADHGMDARQAARLVREEALTCLTKRM